The Aquidulcibacter paucihalophilus genome has a window encoding:
- a CDS encoding Lrp/AsnC family transcriptional regulator produces the protein MADDLDPVDARILDILQQDAGLSVAEVADRVGLSASPCWRRIKRLEDTGFIRKRVTLLDATKLGLDFEVYAIVKLSLPSTENLDAFETAVSAWPEVVQCATITGREDYVLRIITSDMHAFDQFLRHKLLSLGIVSDCESHIVTRGVKNVTALPLGIVTPHVS, from the coding sequence TTGGCTGACGATCTGGATCCCGTCGACGCCCGTATTCTGGACATCCTGCAGCAGGACGCCGGATTGTCGGTGGCCGAGGTGGCGGACCGGGTCGGCCTGTCGGCCTCGCCGTGCTGGCGGCGCATCAAGAGACTGGAGGATACAGGCTTCATCCGCAAGCGGGTGACGCTGCTGGACGCCACCAAGCTGGGCCTGGATTTCGAGGTCTACGCCATCGTCAAACTGAGCCTGCCCTCGACCGAGAACCTCGACGCCTTCGAGACGGCCGTCTCGGCCTGGCCCGAGGTGGTGCAGTGCGCCACCATCACCGGACGCGAGGACTATGTGCTGCGGATCATCACCTCCGACATGCACGCCTTCGACCAGTTCCTGCGCCACAAGCTGCTCAGCCTCGGCATCGTCTCGGACTGCGAAAGCCATATCGTCACCCGCGGGGTGAAGAATGTGACGGCCCTGCCGCTTGGGATCGTCACGCCGCACGTCAGCTGA